In the genome of Cronobacter malonaticus LMG 23826, one region contains:
- the ppsR gene encoding posphoenolpyruvate synthetase regulatory kinase/phosphorylase PpsR, which yields MDNVVDRQVFYISDGTAITAEVLGHAVMSQFPVSINSITLPFVENESRARAVKEQIDAIFQQTGVRPLVFYSIVLPEVREIILQSQGFCQDIVQALVAPLQEELRLDPSPVAHRTHGLNPANLNKYDARIAAIDYTLAHDDGISMRNLDQAQVILLGVSRCGKTPTSLYLAMQFGIRAANYPFIADDMDNLNLPAALRPFQHKLFGLTINPERLAAIREERRENSRYASMRQCRMEVAEVEALYRKHQIRYINSTNYSVEEIATKILDIMGLNRRMY from the coding sequence ATGGATAATGTTGTCGATCGCCAGGTCTTTTATATTTCTGATGGAACCGCTATCACCGCAGAAGTATTAGGCCATGCGGTGATGTCGCAATTTCCGGTCAGCATCAACAGCATTACCCTGCCGTTTGTTGAAAACGAAAGCCGCGCCAGAGCGGTGAAAGAGCAGATTGACGCCATCTTCCAGCAGACCGGCGTGCGCCCGCTGGTGTTCTACTCCATCGTGCTGCCCGAGGTGCGCGAGATTATTTTGCAAAGCCAGGGGTTCTGCCAGGATATTGTTCAGGCGCTGGTCGCCCCGCTTCAGGAAGAGCTTCGTCTCGACCCGTCGCCGGTCGCTCACCGTACCCACGGCCTTAACCCCGCCAATCTGAATAAATATGATGCGCGCATCGCGGCGATTGATTATACCCTCGCCCATGACGACGGTATTTCGATGCGCAATCTCGATCAGGCGCAGGTGATCCTGCTTGGCGTTTCGCGCTGCGGCAAAACGCCCACCAGCCTCTATCTGGCGATGCAGTTCGGTATCCGGGCCGCCAACTACCCCTTTATTGCCGACGATATGGACAACCTGAATCTCCCGGCGGCGCTGCGCCCGTTCCAGCATAAGCTGTTTGGGCTGACGATTAACCCGGAGCGGCTGGCGGCCATCCGCGAAGAGCGGCGCGAGAACAGCCGCTACGCCTCAATGCGCCAGTGCCGCATGGAAGTCGCCGAAGTGGAAGCGCTCTACCGCAAACATCAAATCCGCTACATCAACAGTACTAA